Proteins encoded together in one Chitinophaga varians window:
- a CDS encoding IPT/TIG domain-containing protein: MKHIRYYFLPLLSILVFSSCQKEETFKHDASSPIVIDKFTPAAGGSGTEVLIYGSNFSPDTSRITVTVNGVKAYVEGVVEDRILVVVPRKAGTGKISVTIDGQAGVSKEDFNYQTSYVVSTLAGNGSAGYADGKGLAAAFNFGNRCGLDIDADGNLYVAEAENRRIRKVAPDGTVTTLAGSGKNEYAEGKGMEASFYLPMDVVVDKDGNIFTSDPAAWTIRKITPDGTTSLLGWFEAWGIGIDKRDGTLYYTDGKGSGSVYKVKPDGSADQIITGLSYPSDVAVDSKGNLFVVVNGNSIIQEYKYGTWEKGVTIGQSGATGLVNGAASDAKFEYPWMIATDTHDNLYVAGNGTWDGSSVNTNQCIRFIAAGTWQVSTYTGGSTAGFADGTGAAALFNAPTGVTVGKDGTVYVVDRKNNRIRKVIAE, from the coding sequence ATGAAACACATCCGATATTATTTTCTGCCGCTGCTGAGCATACTGGTATTCAGCAGCTGTCAAAAAGAAGAGACATTTAAACATGATGCCTCCTCTCCGATCGTCATCGATAAATTTACGCCGGCAGCGGGCGGCTCCGGCACGGAAGTACTGATCTATGGCAGCAATTTCAGTCCGGACACCAGTCGTATAACCGTTACCGTAAATGGCGTAAAAGCTTATGTGGAAGGCGTAGTGGAAGACCGTATCCTGGTTGTGGTGCCCCGTAAAGCCGGTACCGGTAAAATATCGGTTACCATCGATGGGCAGGCAGGCGTCAGCAAAGAAGACTTCAATTATCAGACATCTTACGTGGTGAGCACGCTCGCGGGCAACGGCTCCGCCGGATATGCCGACGGGAAAGGGCTTGCGGCCGCTTTTAATTTCGGTAACCGCTGCGGCCTGGATATCGATGCCGATGGCAACCTCTATGTGGCAGAAGCTGAAAACCGCCGTATCCGTAAAGTAGCGCCCGACGGCACTGTTACCACGCTGGCCGGCAGTGGCAAAAACGAATATGCAGAAGGCAAAGGCATGGAAGCCTCATTTTACCTGCCTATGGACGTAGTAGTGGATAAAGACGGCAATATTTTCACTTCCGATCCGGCGGCATGGACGATCCGTAAGATCACCCCCGACGGCACGACATCGCTCCTGGGCTGGTTCGAAGCCTGGGGCATCGGCATCGATAAAAGAGACGGTACACTGTATTACACTGACGGCAAAGGCAGCGGCAGCGTGTATAAAGTAAAACCGGATGGCAGCGCAGACCAGATCATCACCGGCCTCTCCTATCCCTCTGACGTGGCAGTAGACAGTAAAGGCAACCTGTTTGTGGTGGTGAACGGAAACTCGATTATTCAGGAATACAAGTACGGCACCTGGGAAAAAGGCGTTACCATCGGTCAATCCGGTGCCACAGGCCTGGTAAACGGCGCTGCCAGCGACGCCAAATTTGAATACCCCTGGATGATAGCGACAGATACCCATGACAACCTGTATGTGGCCGGCAATGGTACCTGGGACGGATCATCTGTCAATACCAATCAGTGTATCCGCTTCATCGCTGCAGGTACCTGGCAGGTAAGCACCTACACTGGCGGCAGTACCGCCGGTTTTGCAGATGGAACAGGTGCCGCCGCTTTATTTAACGCACCAACCGGCGTAACGGTAGGAAAAGACGGCACCGTATACGTAGTAGACAGAAAAAATAATCGCATCAGAAAAGTAATTGCAGAATAG
- a CDS encoding RagB/SusD family nutrient uptake outer membrane protein has protein sequence MKLTVNIRTGILSALILCICACKKNYLDRKPSDLITEEEVFKNIENAERFVNTTYQSLPNIFQTGWPLSSATDETNQSIDNSSADAGSFNTGSMSPSNFPLSWQWDEYYGKIRACNIFLKNYDKVPNDPNYPDRRSRLKGEILVLRAFYYFQLVVRWGEVPLLQQVENPFDNPEGIYFKRNSIADVLGAVIKDLDEAASLLPPSYAERPGNWGRASRVIALSLKGRALLYFASPLYNPANDQNRWTQAANACKAALDSALTNGYTLNDNYGEIFTQYFNKEVIWSRPAPGAFGDGGIDREMNPRGANGYGNVNPIQELVDDYEMKNTGLPITDPASGYNPQRPYEGRDPRFYATILYPGCIWKGRPLNPNSDDAPRPGQNATGYWPRKYLLEGVNLFSSTGATDRKWVLIRTAELYLNYAEAQNEAVGPGADVLGALNAVRGRAGIPAVNSGTKASIRERIRHERRIELALEAHRFWDVRRWKIAEVTDNREIHGVTITGSGNVTYSYPVVEKRVFDPKRAYWLPVPQAEMDKVSGRNPEFVQNPGW, from the coding sequence ATGAAACTAACAGTGAATATAAGAACAGGTATACTGTCAGCATTGATACTCTGTATCTGTGCCTGTAAGAAAAACTACCTCGACAGAAAACCCAGTGACCTGATCACGGAGGAAGAGGTGTTTAAAAATATCGAGAATGCAGAACGCTTTGTGAATACCACTTATCAGAGCCTGCCCAATATATTCCAGACAGGATGGCCCCTGAGCAGCGCCACGGACGAAACCAATCAGTCGATTGACAATTCCAGCGCAGACGCAGGGAGTTTTAACACCGGTTCCATGAGCCCGTCCAATTTTCCGCTAAGCTGGCAGTGGGACGAGTACTACGGAAAAATACGTGCCTGCAACATCTTTCTGAAGAACTACGATAAAGTGCCTAATGACCCCAATTATCCCGACCGCCGCTCCCGGCTAAAAGGTGAAATACTGGTGCTGCGTGCCTTTTATTATTTCCAGCTAGTGGTCCGCTGGGGAGAAGTGCCGTTGCTACAACAGGTAGAAAACCCTTTCGATAATCCGGAAGGCATCTATTTTAAACGTAACAGTATCGCCGATGTGCTGGGAGCGGTTATTAAGGACCTGGATGAAGCCGCGTCATTGTTGCCTCCCTCCTATGCAGAACGTCCCGGTAACTGGGGACGGGCATCGAGAGTGATCGCGTTGTCGCTGAAAGGCCGCGCCCTTTTATACTTCGCAAGCCCGTTGTACAATCCTGCCAATGACCAGAACCGTTGGACACAGGCCGCCAATGCCTGTAAAGCCGCGCTGGACTCAGCCCTCACCAACGGCTATACGTTGAATGATAATTACGGTGAGATCTTTACCCAGTATTTCAACAAAGAAGTGATCTGGAGCAGGCCCGCGCCCGGCGCATTTGGCGATGGCGGCATCGACCGGGAAATGAACCCACGCGGCGCTAACGGTTACGGCAACGTAAACCCCATACAGGAACTGGTGGACGACTATGAAATGAAAAATACAGGACTGCCGATTACTGATCCGGCTTCAGGCTATAATCCTCAGCGCCCCTACGAAGGCCGTGATCCACGCTTTTATGCTACCATTCTGTATCCTGGCTGTATCTGGAAGGGCCGTCCGCTCAACCCCAACAGCGATGACGCTCCCCGTCCAGGCCAGAATGCTACCGGATACTGGCCACGCAAGTACCTGCTGGAAGGGGTGAACCTGTTTTCCAGCACCGGCGCCACTGATCGTAAATGGGTGCTGATCCGCACAGCTGAACTGTACCTCAACTATGCAGAGGCACAGAATGAAGCTGTCGGTCCCGGTGCTGACGTGCTCGGCGCACTCAATGCCGTCAGAGGCCGTGCCGGTATCCCTGCTGTCAACAGCGGTACTAAAGCATCCATCCGTGAGCGCATCCGCCATGAAAGAAGGATAGAGCTGGCGCTGGAAGCCCACCGTTTCTGGGACGTGCGCCGCTGGAAGATAGCGGAAGTCACTGATAACAGAGAGATACATGGCGTAACAATTACCGGCAGTGGTAATGTAACCTATAGCTACCCTGTTGTGGAGAAACGTGTTTTTGATCCCAAACGCGCCTACTGGCTGCCCGTTCCGCAGGCGGAAATGGACAAAGTGAGCGGCCGTAATCCGGAGTTTGTCCAGAACCCGGGCTGGTGA
- a CDS encoding SusC/RagA family TonB-linked outer membrane protein, with amino-acid sequence MKLCLLLMTAFVLQLRAAVYSQTRFSINSKQMEMRRLLEWIETKSSYRFLYNFKTFPATDKVDVNFNNATLPVILDKVLQQTYTYRILEDNLVVISPAEKRQDITVKGKVVGNNGIELIGVSVQLKGTSRGTATDEHGDFSINAPANGTLLISYVGYASQEVPVNGKTQLSTITLKASDAGLNEVVVLGYGQKQIRQSVTGAVSSIQTKELKQSPVANLTNALAGRLPGLITAQRSGRPGSDYSQLFIRGINTTGSTNPLIVIDGLPRGNADLGQLDANEIESVTILKDAASTALYGIQGANGIVLVTTKRGQDGPPNIQINGQYALQQPTTFPRFLDSYRSGLLQNEAAKNDGMQPVWTEQQLEYFRTGLKPYDYPNTDWYNELIRNFSPQKTLNMNISGGSKYVRYFVSGSYLRQEPLYKHANENIYDIKYKYDRFNFRSNVDITLDKNTDLQVDLASRLENRTGPSSDRADFEFLWVVLSQMTNNLTPVKNPDGSVASGNMREDFYNPYGLLTRNGYLDAYWHSTNGSVALTRKLDFITPGLKVKGLFTFENYGTINVAFDQEFDSYRYKSVPGTSGGIYTQHRTATSLQRSGATSGERYYYYDVKLMYDRDFAKHSLGGLLLFNRNYRSQSGDLPRVYEGYVGRLAYNYDKKYYLEFNAGYNGSENFPPGRRYGFFPAVSAAWMISNERFMPKDGALSYLKLRFSHGYVGNDQVGNGRWLYISDFAKTDGFTFGSVASGVGGYVENRIGNTAITWEKASKTDLGIETGFLKDKIKLNVDLFRELRSDILTQAGSIPGYLGITAALNRNLGRVLNRGVEVELNVNANVGKVGVFAKANYQYVKNRILEMDEPKLAYAYQSQVGNPIGYGLGYIAEGLFQSKDEIAKSPKQTFAPLIPGDIKYKDIDGNGVINEADRVMLPMLNVPTGYFGVTLGVDYKGLDMSVLFQGATGGRQMYSAQLVYNYRESYRPVHEGRWTPETADKATFPALHLVESNMSNNFISSTYWIRKTDYIKLKNLEIGYRLPREWMKKIKLKTARVYVNGMNLVSWDHVRDLGVDPEANTADRWGWQPYPIMRIYNAGITINL; translated from the coding sequence ATGAAGCTTTGCCTGTTACTGATGACTGCTTTTGTCCTGCAATTGCGTGCCGCAGTTTATTCACAAACCCGTTTTTCCATCAACAGCAAACAGATGGAAATGCGACGGCTGCTCGAATGGATTGAAACAAAAAGCAGCTACCGCTTTCTCTATAATTTTAAAACGTTTCCCGCTACCGACAAGGTAGATGTGAACTTCAACAATGCCACGCTGCCGGTCATTCTCGACAAAGTGCTGCAACAAACTTATACCTACCGGATACTGGAGGATAACCTGGTGGTCATCTCCCCCGCCGAAAAACGGCAGGACATTACCGTAAAAGGTAAGGTGGTGGGCAATAACGGCATCGAGCTGATAGGAGTAAGCGTACAGCTGAAAGGCACCAGCCGTGGTACCGCCACCGACGAACACGGTGACTTCTCCATCAACGCGCCCGCAAATGGGACATTGCTTATCTCCTATGTGGGATACGCTTCCCAGGAAGTCCCCGTCAATGGTAAAACGCAGCTGAGCACCATCACGCTCAAAGCCTCCGATGCCGGCCTTAATGAAGTCGTGGTGCTGGGTTACGGCCAGAAACAAATACGGCAGAGCGTTACCGGCGCCGTGAGCAGCATACAAACAAAAGAACTGAAACAAAGCCCGGTGGCCAACCTGACCAATGCGCTCGCCGGCCGCCTGCCAGGGCTCATTACAGCACAACGCTCCGGCCGCCCCGGTTCTGATTATTCACAACTGTTTATCCGCGGCATCAACACTACAGGCTCTACGAACCCGCTGATTGTTATCGATGGCCTGCCTCGCGGCAACGCTGATCTTGGCCAGCTGGACGCGAATGAAATAGAATCCGTGACCATCCTGAAAGATGCTGCTTCTACAGCTTTATACGGTATACAAGGCGCCAACGGCATCGTGCTGGTGACCACCAAACGCGGCCAGGACGGTCCGCCCAACATACAAATCAACGGACAATATGCGCTGCAACAGCCAACCACTTTCCCCCGCTTCCTCGACTCCTACCGCTCCGGCCTCCTCCAGAATGAAGCAGCCAAAAATGATGGCATGCAGCCGGTATGGACAGAACAACAGCTGGAATATTTCCGTACCGGCCTCAAACCCTATGATTATCCCAATACTGACTGGTACAACGAATTGATCAGGAACTTCTCCCCGCAAAAGACCCTGAATATGAATATCAGCGGAGGCTCCAAATATGTACGGTATTTCGTTTCCGGCTCTTACCTGCGCCAGGAGCCGCTCTACAAACATGCTAATGAAAATATTTATGATATCAAATACAAATACGACCGCTTTAACTTCCGTTCCAATGTAGATATCACGCTGGATAAAAACACCGATCTGCAGGTAGACCTGGCCTCCCGGCTGGAGAACCGCACCGGTCCATCATCCGACAGGGCCGATTTTGAATTCCTCTGGGTAGTGCTGTCGCAGATGACAAATAACCTGACGCCGGTTAAAAATCCCGACGGCAGCGTGGCCTCAGGCAATATGCGGGAGGACTTCTATAATCCTTATGGCCTGCTCACCCGCAACGGTTACCTCGACGCCTACTGGCACAGCACCAACGGCAGCGTGGCACTCACCCGCAAACTGGACTTCATTACGCCCGGCCTCAAAGTAAAAGGCCTCTTCACCTTCGAAAACTATGGTACTATCAACGTAGCGTTTGATCAGGAATTTGACTCTTACCGCTATAAATCAGTTCCCGGCACCAGCGGCGGTATCTACACCCAGCACCGCACGGCCACCAGCCTGCAACGCTCCGGCGCCACCAGCGGGGAACGGTACTACTATTACGATGTGAAACTGATGTATGACCGCGATTTCGCCAAACACTCACTGGGCGGCCTGTTGCTGTTCAACCGCAACTATCGTTCGCAGTCCGGCGACCTGCCACGGGTATACGAAGGTTATGTAGGCCGCCTTGCCTACAACTACGATAAAAAATACTACCTCGAATTCAATGCCGGTTACAATGGCTCTGAGAACTTCCCTCCCGGCCGCCGCTATGGCTTCTTCCCTGCGGTATCCGCTGCATGGATGATCAGCAACGAGCGTTTTATGCCTAAAGACGGCGCGCTCAGCTATCTGAAACTGCGTTTCTCCCACGGTTATGTGGGCAATGACCAGGTGGGCAACGGCCGCTGGCTGTATATCTCTGATTTTGCCAAAACCGATGGTTTTACTTTCGGCAGCGTAGCTTCCGGTGTGGGCGGGTATGTGGAAAACAGGATCGGTAATACTGCCATCACCTGGGAAAAGGCCTCCAAAACGGATCTTGGCATAGAAACAGGCTTTCTGAAAGACAAAATAAAACTGAACGTCGATCTGTTCCGCGAGCTGCGCAGCGATATTCTGACGCAGGCAGGCTCCATACCCGGATACCTGGGCATTACGGCTGCGCTGAACCGCAACCTGGGCCGTGTGTTGAACAGAGGTGTGGAAGTGGAGCTGAATGTGAACGCCAACGTCGGCAAAGTGGGCGTCTTTGCGAAGGCCAACTATCAATATGTAAAAAACAGGATACTGGAGATGGACGAGCCCAAGCTGGCTTACGCCTATCAAAGCCAGGTAGGCAATCCTATCGGCTACGGGCTGGGATATATTGCAGAAGGCCTCTTCCAGAGCAAAGACGAAATTGCCAAAAGCCCGAAACAAACGTTTGCTCCTTTAATCCCTGGAGATATTAAATACAAAGACATCGACGGAAACGGTGTTATAAACGAAGCAGACCGTGTGATGCTGCCCATGCTGAACGTGCCGACAGGATACTTCGGCGTTACCCTGGGAGTTGATTACAAAGGCCTTGATATGAGCGTATTGTTCCAGGGCGCTACCGGCGGCCGCCAGATGTACTCTGCGCAGCTGGTGTACAATTACCGTGAAAGCTACCGCCCTGTCCACGAAGGCCGCTGGACGCCGGAAACAGCCGACAAGGCCACTTTCCCCGCGCTGCACCTGGTGGAAAGCAATATGTCCAACAACTTCATCAGCTCTACTTACTGGATCAGGAAAACGGATTATATCAAGCTGAAAAACCTGGAGATAGGCTATCGCCTGCCGCGTGAATGGATGAAAAAAATCAAGCTCAAGACAGCGCGTGTATACGTGAACGGTATGAACCTGGTAAGCTGGGACCATGTGAGGGACCTCGGTGTGGACCCCGAAGCGAATACCGCAGACCGCTGGGGATGGCAGCCATATCCCATCATGCGCATCTACAACGCCGGCATTACCATCAACCTTTAA
- a CDS encoding FecR family protein, with the protein MQPDTTDRQLLELLDKYLKGDCTEQERQLLESWYEAYESRLADDGPAELPALYDHMVVRLQAEEEWAVPVKKMRSWWKVAAALLVLIAGTLLVWVLSSSRMEEVRTLAGHHRQVTLPDGTLVWLNVSSSLKYSTGMKNGKRDVYLEGEGYFDVAASDRYPFIIHTKDITVKVLGTRFNLKAYTGESLETSLLQGKVAVSLNHRPEKSLQLSPQYKLTLTRKEAAEQASGEDWGEFIAEVLPIQREGETEILWQKDKMEFHDKPFSELARIMERWYGKTIIIKDTSLNSNRFNGTFRREDINRALKALQITADFNYKIKGDTVIIYK; encoded by the coding sequence ATGCAACCAGATACAACCGATCGGCAGCTGCTGGAGCTGCTGGACAAATACCTTAAGGGGGACTGTACGGAACAGGAACGGCAACTGCTGGAGTCCTGGTACGAAGCCTATGAATCCCGGCTGGCGGACGATGGTCCTGCTGAGCTGCCGGCGCTGTACGACCATATGGTGGTCCGGTTGCAGGCTGAAGAGGAATGGGCTGTGCCTGTTAAAAAGATGCGTAGCTGGTGGAAAGTGGCTGCCGCGCTACTGGTATTGATTGCCGGTACGCTGCTGGTGTGGGTTTTAAGCTCTTCCCGGATGGAAGAAGTACGTACGCTGGCGGGACATCACCGACAGGTGACCCTCCCCGATGGCACGCTGGTATGGCTCAATGTCAGCAGCAGCCTTAAGTACAGCACCGGTATGAAAAACGGTAAGCGCGACGTGTACCTGGAAGGGGAAGGTTATTTCGATGTGGCCGCCAGCGACCGCTACCCTTTTATCATTCATACAAAAGATATCACGGTAAAAGTGCTGGGTACGCGGTTTAACCTGAAAGCCTATACGGGCGAATCGCTGGAAACCTCCCTTCTGCAGGGAAAGGTGGCGGTAAGCCTGAACCATCGGCCGGAGAAATCATTACAACTGTCACCACAATATAAACTGACACTCACCCGCAAAGAGGCCGCTGAACAGGCCTCCGGGGAGGACTGGGGCGAATTTATAGCGGAAGTGCTGCCCATACAACGGGAAGGCGAAACCGAAATACTCTGGCAGAAAGATAAAATGGAATTCCACGACAAACCATTTTCCGAGCTGGCCAGGATTATGGAAAGATGGTACGGCAAAACCATCATTATTAAAGACACATCGCTCAACAGCAACCGGTTCAACGGTACCTTCCGCAGGGAAGACATCAACCGGGCGCTGAAAGCCTTACAAATCACTGCTGACTTTAACTATAAAATCAAGGGAGATACAGTAATCATTTATAAATAA
- a CDS encoding sigma-70 family RNA polymerase sigma factor, producing MTAYSTLSDHELTALLARDDNNAFKALYDRHAQALYLAAFKKLPVPHLLEDLLQEIFLTLYRKRSSLGDITNLRAYLHSALRNRILNELRNSLIHDQHHQQLLTPEVTENTCNYDLQLLEKRFGEALDRLSARSREIFLMSRRDELSYKEIAERLGISVKAVEKHMGKALQVMRSEFKDYGVIAVVGLAVVERWV from the coding sequence ATGACCGCGTATTCCACCTTATCCGACCACGAACTCACAGCCCTGCTGGCACGCGACGATAACAACGCCTTCAAGGCGTTGTACGACCGACATGCGCAGGCACTGTACCTGGCCGCTTTCAAAAAGCTGCCCGTGCCGCATTTGCTGGAAGACCTGCTACAGGAAATATTTCTTACCCTGTACCGGAAACGTTCCTCCCTCGGAGATATCACCAACCTGCGCGCATACCTCCACAGTGCGCTGCGCAACCGCATCCTCAATGAGCTGCGCAACTCCCTGATCCATGACCAACACCATCAACAGCTGCTTACCCCCGAAGTCACCGAAAACACCTGCAACTACGACCTGCAATTACTGGAAAAACGCTTCGGCGAAGCACTGGACAGGCTCAGCGCCCGCAGCAGAGAAATTTTTTTGATGAGCAGAAGAGATGAGCTGTCTTATAAGGAAATAGCTGAGCGTTTAGGCATCTCCGTGAAGGCCGTGGAGAAGCACATGGGTAAAGCGCTACAGGTGATGCGAAGCGAGTTTAAGGATTATGGCGTGATAGCGGTAGTGGGACTGGCGGTAGTGGAGAGGTGGGTGTAG
- a CDS encoding TIR domain-containing protein encodes MKPRIFVGSSVEALNIANAIQENLDYDANVTVWNQGIFQLSSSTLDDLIAALGNFDFAIFVFKPDDITIMRNDKKNTIRDNVIFELGLFIGRLGKDKVFFVTPRNSEPFHLPTDLLGVAPGLFDINREDGNLKAALGPFCNQVREKLTNFVYNNLNDLQNETKESKRIAIEKPFGWEYLLAAELLSSKLIDINQSYKELEKGFVFNRSKKYSEEGYQEWFQESLNDMQRIVTIFPNILNELNTSFGPPGVSGNVLEIKSAVNRIIAYCKELLAWEYRVNEPEPPSGLAEIKTIMNGWSKVILNAINGMPNEIKRVINIRKENKDSIEQINFEIASPKGVDRVIEIFSEYYLSKLSSYNQQQP; translated from the coding sequence ATGAAACCAAGGATATTCGTTGGCTCCTCTGTAGAAGCCTTAAACATAGCAAATGCAATTCAGGAAAATTTAGATTACGACGCCAATGTTACCGTTTGGAATCAGGGTATTTTTCAACTATCAAGCAGTACCCTTGATGACCTAATTGCCGCACTTGGGAATTTTGATTTTGCAATTTTCGTCTTCAAGCCAGATGATATTACTATAATGCGGAATGATAAAAAAAATACCATCCGCGATAATGTCATTTTTGAACTTGGGTTATTTATAGGCAGATTAGGAAAAGATAAGGTTTTTTTTGTTACCCCAAGGAATAGCGAACCATTCCACCTTCCAACAGATCTATTAGGAGTTGCTCCGGGACTGTTCGATATCAACAGGGAAGACGGAAATCTTAAAGCCGCACTAGGTCCATTTTGTAATCAGGTTCGAGAAAAGTTAACAAATTTTGTATACAATAATCTTAATGACCTACAAAACGAAACCAAGGAGTCTAAAAGAATTGCTATTGAGAAGCCGTTTGGATGGGAGTATCTTTTAGCCGCTGAACTATTATCATCTAAGCTAATAGACATTAATCAGAGTTACAAAGAGCTGGAAAAAGGCTTTGTATTTAACCGATCAAAAAAATATTCTGAAGAAGGATATCAGGAATGGTTTCAAGAAAGTCTAAATGACATGCAAAGAATTGTAACGATCTTTCCCAACATCCTAAACGAACTAAACACATCATTTGGCCCACCTGGCGTATCTGGCAATGTTTTAGAGATTAAAAGCGCCGTAAACCGAATTATTGCTTACTGTAAAGAACTATTAGCATGGGAATACCGTGTAAATGAACCCGAACCGCCATCAGGACTAGCTGAGATAAAGACGATAATGAATGGATGGTCGAAAGTTATTCTTAATGCAATTAATGGTATGCCTAATGAAATAAAACGAGTAATTAATATTAGGAAAGAGAATAAGGATTCCATTGAGCAGATCAATTTTGAAATTGCTTCCCCCAAAGGAGTAGATAGAGTAATAGAAATATTTAGCGAATATTATTTAAGCAAACTTAGTTCATACAATCAACAACAGCCATAA
- a CDS encoding HipA domain-containing protein yields the protein MKSNRCLYCYKELSETEVDFHSRCSRLFFGTSRPPELPYTENQLKELAQKIINSHVGLTGVQPKLSLDLTGDNNSGKERLTIVGTLGGGYILKPHMEKFPTLPVVEDLTMHLAKLAGIMTVPHSLIRMKSGNLAYITRRIDRQDGQKIHMEDMCQLSERLTEDKYKGSYEQVARVISRFSDAPGLDVVNFFEQVLFCFITGNADMHLKNFSLISSSGRGYGLSPAYDMVSTALVMPEDDEDLALTLNAKKKKIRKKDFETAFKTAQLNANQIENLFKRIKRFVSLANDFIDISFLSEEDKNIYKEIIQERAQRLER from the coding sequence ATGAAAAGTAATCGTTGCCTTTATTGTTATAAGGAATTATCAGAAACAGAGGTTGACTTCCATTCACGTTGCAGCAGACTTTTTTTTGGGACTTCCCGACCTCCTGAATTGCCATATACGGAAAATCAACTGAAAGAGTTGGCCCAAAAAATTATTAATAGTCATGTTGGCTTAACCGGGGTACAGCCAAAGTTGTCCCTTGATTTGACAGGAGATAATAACTCGGGGAAAGAACGCCTTACAATTGTGGGGACACTTGGTGGTGGGTATATTTTGAAGCCGCATATGGAAAAATTTCCGACGCTGCCTGTGGTCGAAGATCTAACTATGCATTTAGCGAAACTTGCGGGGATAATGACTGTCCCACATAGCCTCATCAGGATGAAGTCGGGGAACCTGGCTTATATTACCAGAAGAATAGACCGGCAAGACGGGCAGAAAATCCATATGGAAGATATGTGCCAGTTATCGGAACGTTTAACAGAAGACAAATACAAAGGATCTTATGAGCAGGTTGCACGTGTGATTTCCAGATTTTCAGATGCGCCGGGGCTGGACGTAGTCAATTTTTTTGAGCAAGTCCTTTTCTGTTTTATTACGGGTAATGCAGACATGCATCTGAAAAATTTCTCTCTGATAAGTTCGTCTGGTCGCGGGTATGGACTTTCGCCTGCCTATGATATGGTGTCTACCGCGTTGGTAATGCCTGAAGACGATGAAGATCTGGCGCTGACATTGAATGCAAAAAAGAAGAAAATAAGAAAGAAAGACTTCGAGACGGCCTTTAAAACAGCTCAGTTAAATGCAAATCAGATTGAAAACTTGTTTAAAAGGATAAAACGATTCGTCTCCCTGGCGAATGATTTCATTGATATCAGCTTTCTAAGTGAAGAAGATAAAAATATATACAAAGAAATCATTCAGGAAAGGGCACAACGATTAGAACGCTAA
- a CDS encoding HipA N-terminal domain-containing protein: protein MRTAEIYMHGWLAGWLSETERGYEFIYDELYLSDSMHQPISKTLPLQAKPFTSTVMFPFFDGLIPEGWLLNIAERNFKLNGRDRMGLLLACCEDCIGAVSVKPLIRLQDEK, encoded by the coding sequence ATGAGAACAGCTGAAATTTATATGCATGGGTGGCTGGCGGGTTGGTTATCTGAAACAGAGCGAGGCTATGAGTTTATTTATGATGAACTTTACTTGTCTGATTCAATGCATCAACCGATCAGTAAAACATTGCCATTACAAGCGAAACCATTTACCAGCACTGTAATGTTTCCCTTTTTTGATGGATTGATACCAGAGGGATGGTTATTGAATATTGCGGAGAGAAATTTTAAACTAAATGGAAGGGATAGAATGGGCTTGTTGCTTGCTTGTTGTGAAGACTGTATAGGAGCTGTTAGTGTTAAACCTTTAATCAGGCTGCAAGATGAAAAGTAA
- a CDS encoding helix-turn-helix domain-containing protein, giving the protein MRERRRQIGLTQEELAFKAGVGLRFIRELERGDKDTLRIDKVNQVLKLFGYILGPVQINRS; this is encoded by the coding sequence GTGAGAGAAAGACGCAGACAAATTGGGCTTACCCAGGAAGAGTTGGCGTTTAAGGCTGGCGTAGGATTGAGGTTTATTCGGGAACTGGAGCGCGGAGATAAGGATACATTACGTATCGATAAAGTAAACCAGGTATTGAAACTGTTTGGTTATATTTTGGGCCCTGTTCAAATCAACAGATCATGA